TAATATATCCATCATTATCTAAATTTAATTGATTTTTAAATATTTTAGTATTAGGTATACTACCAATTAATATAAATACAGCATTTAATTTTAAAATAAAATTATCTTTTATATGTTTAATATGACTAATATGTATACCTGTTACACCATTTATATCACCTATAATATTTTTTACTATGTAAGGTTGATGTAAAAATATATTTTTTTTATTTTTCATAATAAAATTTATTTTTTTAATTAAAATATCATCTGCAGTAAATATGGTTTTTCTATGTATAAGATGTACTTCTGAAGCAATATTAGATAAATATAATGCTTCTTCTAATGCAGAATTACCACCACCAATAACAGCAACTTTTTGATTGCGATATAATAATCCATCGCATATAGCACATGATGAAACTCCTTTACCAAAAAATTTCTTTTCAGATAATAAACCTAACTTTTTAGGATAGGAACCTGTAGCAATAATAAGACTTTTACAATGATATTTATTATTTTCCCCTTGTAAAATAAATGGAAATGTATTGAACATTACTTGTATGATGTTATCATGTATTATTTTTGTATTATAATACATAGCATGATTATATAAATTATCCATTAACTGACTACCAGTAATATTAGGATAATTACCTGGCCAATTTTCCACATTATTAGTTTGTGTTAGTTGCCCTCCTACTCTATTTCCTGTGATAATAACAGGAAATAAATTGGCACGGGCAGCATATATTGCTGCTGTATACCCTGCTGGTCCTGAACCAAGAATAATTAATTGATTAATATTCATAAAACAAATAATAAAAAATATATGTTTAATTAATATAACATGTTTTATATATCAATTTACATATATATAATATATAATTTGTAATATTTTATATTATATGGATAAATTATTATGATTGATATTAATTTAATAAGAAAAAATTTGTATTTAATATATACTAAATTAAAAACAAGAAATTTTCTTTTAGATATAAAGTCGATACAAAAATATGAAAATTTAAGAAAAAAATTACAAAATAACATAAATATTTTATATCAAAAAAAAAAGTATATGCAAGATTCTATAAACATACAAAATAAAAACCTTATACAAACTAAAATTAAATCATTAAATATACAATTAACTACTACAAAAAATAAACTAACAAATATCATGACATATTTAGAAAATATTTATGATACTATACCAAATTTACCATTAGATGATGTGCCAATAGGAGAACATTATAATGATCATAAAGAAATATTATATTGGGGAAAAAAACTAAAATATAATTTCTTAATACGTAATCATATTGAATTAGGATTATTACATAATGGTATAGATATAGAATCTGGTACTAATCTAAGTGGTTCAAAATTTATTGTTATGAAAGGACCAATAGCATATTTACATAGAATATTAATTCAATTTATGTTAGATACACATATACAACAACATCATTATAAAGAAATATATATACCCTATATTGTTAAAAAAGAAGCTTTGTATGGTACAGGACAATTACCAAAATTTGCAAAAGATTTATATGCTGTACATAATATGCAATTAAATACACATTATTTAATTCCTACAGCAGAAGTACCTTTAACTAATTTAGTAGCTAATACTATATTACGTGAAGAACAATTACCAATAAAATTAGTTGCACATAGTCCATGTTTTCGTGCAGAAGCAGGATCTTATGGACAAATGAATAAAGGATTAATACGTACACATCAATTTGAAAAAGTAGAACTTATTCAATTAGTTACACCAAATATGTCTGTAAAAACATTAGAAGAATTGACTTTACATGCTGAAAAAATATTACAATTATTAGAATTACCATATAGAAAAATATTATTATGTTCTGGAGATATGAGTTTTGCTGCAAGTAAAACATATGATTTAGAAGTATGGTTACCTTCGATTAATAAATATTGTGAAATATCTTCTTGTTCCAATATGTGGGATTTCCAAGCACGAAGAATGAAAGCACGATATAAAAATCGTGAAAATAATCACATTAATTATATACATACTTTAAATGCATCTGCTTTAGCTATAGGGCGTACACTAGCTGCTATAATGGAAAATTATCAATTAAAAGATGGTTCGATACAAATTCCTAAAATATTACAATCATATATGAAAGGATTAAAAATAATTAATTATATTAAATAATATTTATTTATGTTCAAATAACACTTGTATAGTATTATATAAATGTACGGTTTTTAGTAAATTTATTGGTACTACTAAAATAGTATCATCTCCAGCAATAGTACCTAATATACCTTCTGCTTTACC
This region of Enterobacteriaceae endosymbiont of Macroplea appendiculata genomic DNA includes:
- the trxB gene encoding thioredoxin-disulfide reductase, translating into MNINQLIILGSGPAGYTAAIYAARANLFPVIITGNRVGGQLTQTNNVENWPGNYPNITGSQLMDNLYNHAMYYNTKIIHDNIIQVMFNTFPFILQGENNKYHCKSLIIATGSYPKKLGLLSEKKFFGKGVSSCAICDGLLYRNQKVAVIGGGNSALEEALYLSNIASEVHLIHRKTIFTADDILIKKINFIMKNKKNIFLHQPYIVKNIIGDINGVTGIHISHIKHIKDNFILKLNAVFILIGSIPNTKIFKNQLNLDNDGYIITYKKNLYTQTNIKGIFAAGDVMDKIYRQAITSSATGCMAALDVQNYLYTTMIE
- the serS gene encoding serine--tRNA ligase encodes the protein MIDINLIRKNLYLIYTKLKTRNFLLDIKSIQKYENLRKKLQNNINILYQKKKYMQDSINIQNKNLIQTKIKSLNIQLTTTKNKLTNIMTYLENIYDTIPNLPLDDVPIGEHYNDHKEILYWGKKLKYNFLIRNHIELGLLHNGIDIESGTNLSGSKFIVMKGPIAYLHRILIQFMLDTHIQQHHYKEIYIPYIVKKEALYGTGQLPKFAKDLYAVHNMQLNTHYLIPTAEVPLTNLVANTILREEQLPIKLVAHSPCFRAEAGSYGQMNKGLIRTHQFEKVELIQLVTPNMSVKTLEELTLHAEKILQLLELPYRKILLCSGDMSFAASKTYDLEVWLPSINKYCEISSCSNMWDFQARRMKARYKNRENNHINYIHTLNASALAIGRTLAAIMENYQLKDGSIQIPKILQSYMKGLKIINYIK